A window of the Salvelinus sp. IW2-2015 linkage group LG3, ASM291031v2, whole genome shotgun sequence genome harbors these coding sequences:
- the tdrd7b gene encoding tudor domain-containing protein 7B isoform X1 — MADVELVKKMLREVLTANKSGPGVSLSRLQSEYKDLTGEQIPHKQMGHGNLDALLHSMPSVVRMERNRSGEMVYFTSVSGETAHVAKLVARQRTSKKTGRPQMVNCQMRVKPAAPLVLNAKPRTSLRQPDHRGRGVGRGGGSGGGGGGRSGGQHDFRQGRDMRDTQSEGKTNQSSNQNKPTHQNTTTTRKSSVPSERSDKRMTLPSRFQKEVHAHLSRNTQSNTPSNLNESAGSGMPKPQHSPKDYNPSAAGNYSPQQVQGRLREVLNKYSNGFWVSKLPQLYRELYKQDLPSEAIKDLEHWTHVCTVEKPCSSNPKELLLYPAKQPTLTQTPSPVPTRVLSPTSAPFTPSTDIKPQSKPPTSPPTNTMSPLPLTPPSSSPXSSSPSHPASPSTLSPDLKQKLGELLVKYSNGLWAHALPKLYLDTYKTKLPEHVLENLSLLSDFCTIEYPMPDNPKRAILYKRTREEESCNRRESVEERKAREEVGRRLSTQAVPPLLIPREEYPSVLVVEATNTNGVILRYIGEGYSQAQEALEDEMREFYCCQDNNSRTPLTSPTSGQLTAVRAEEEEEILRAQVTEVMTDKVKVYYVDHGFSEVISKAKVFELHDTFFKLPFQATKCKLAGLETFCQEPAVLKKFESMASGKILLAEILEREQTPLVVLYDTSQDDDVNINAACIKALQDKTLASPLQVNSAYMNVAVRSVCSDGTVYCQLPSRGLAKLTEILEKTEAYFHSQVTSEFLVSRPFCGKGCLARYKGKWSRVEITNLHGSRVLDILFIDLGVQASVEVFELREVPPPFLRDLIAIPPQAVKCCLADLAVSGVGSWTPDAVQWLRDAVLNSTDCSMKIAKLDNTKRSVVHVYLFTDKNFHDPTRSLNRRMAASDLFKHQGDVFLSSHSPSKTSTCNSTATLTTTTTTTPSSNGTKPQLRRAHSGSGPRPTGGTSTTPGTPPPPSTTAPIKLPPLLDLPPAGHNMDIYVSVACHPGHFVLQPWRDMYKLVVLMGEMILYYNKTEEKPLKVEKNQIYAAKVENNWHRVLVKGVLTNGLVSVYELDYGKHELVSGTQLRPLIQEFRQLPFQGITAQLAGVKPRQWSEEASIVFRNHVEKKPLVAQLEAVQEAHHPWDRKLTVFLVDTSQEERDIWVHDIMAEFTDELTKEV, encoded by the exons ATGGCAGACGTAGAGCTGGTGAAGAAGATGTTACGGGAGGTGCTGACGGCCAATAAGAGCGGACCCGGGGTGTCTTTGTCCCGCCTCCAGTCTGAATACAAGGATCTGACTGGTGAACAGATCCCTCATAAGCAGATGGGTCATGGCAACCTGGACGCTCTGCTGCACAGCATGCCCAGCGTGGTCCGCATGGAGCGCAACCGCTctggggag aTGGTGTATTTCACCTCGGTCTCTGGTGAGACTGCCCACGTCGCCAAGCTGGTGGCTCGCCAGCGTACCTCGAAGAAGACTGGACGACCCCAAATGGTCAACTGTCAGATGAGAGTGAAGCCTGCCGCCCCTCTCGTCCTCAACG ccAAGCCCAGAACCTCCCTAAGACAGCCAGACCATAGGGGTCGTGGTGTGGggcgaggaggaggaagtggaggaggcgGGGGTGGCCGGTCAGGGGGCCAACATGACTTTAGACAGGGGAGGGACATGAGGGACACCCAATCAGAAGGGAAGACTAATCAGAGTTCCAACCAGAACAAACCAACCCATCAGAACACCACTACCACCAGGAAGTCCTCGGTGCCCTCAGAGAG GTCAGACAAAAGGATGACACTTCCATCCCGGTTCCAGAAGGAAGTGCACGCTCACCTATCCAGGAATACCCAAAGCAACA CTCCCTCAAACCTAAACGAGAGTGCTGGCTCTGGGATGCCCAAGCCGCAGCACTCCCCCAAGGACTACAACCCCTCTGCCGCTGGGAACTACAGCCCCCAGCAGGTGCAGGGGCGTCTCAGAGAGGTGCTGAACAAATACAGTAATGGCTTCTGGGTGTCTAAGTTACCCCAGCTCTACAGAGAACTGTACAAACAGGACCTGCCTAGCGAAGCGATCAAAGATCTGGAGCACTGGACACACGTATGCACT GTAGAGAAACCTTGCAGCAGTAACCCAAAAGAGTTACTCCTGTACCCAGCTAAACAACCAACACTTACACAGACCCCATCCCCTGTCCCTACCAGAGTCCTATCCCCTACCTCCGCCCCTTTCACTCCATCCACGGACATCAAACCCCAGTCAAAGCCCCCTACCAGCCCCCCTACCAACACCATGAGccctctccccctcacccccccGTCCTCCTCCCCCNCGTCCTCCTCCCCCAGTCACCCagcctccccctccaccctctcccccgACTTGAAACAGAAGCTCGGGGAGCTCCTAGTGAAATACAGCAACGGTCTATGGGCCCACGCCTTACCCAAACTCTACTTGGACACGTACAAGACAAAACTCCCCGAACACGTCCTGGAGAATCTCTCGCTGCTCTCCGACTTCTGCACCATCGAATACCCCATGCCGGACAACCCCAAACGGGCCATTCTGTACAAGAggaccagggaggaggagagctgcAACAGGAGGGAGTCAGTGGAGGAGCGCAAGGCcagagaggaggtagggaggaggctCAGTACCCAGGCTgtacctcctctcctcatccccagGGAGGAGTACCCCTCTGTGCTGGTGGTGGAAGCTACCAATACCAACGGAGTCATACTTCG GTACATAGGAGAGGGCTACTCCCAGGCCCAGGAGGCTCTGGAGGATGAGATGAGAGAGTTCTACTGTTGCCAAGACAACAACAGTCGTACCCCTCTGACCTCTCCAACCTCGGGTCAGCTGACAGCTGTcagggctgaggaggaggaggagatactACGAGCACAAGTCACAGAGGTCATGACCGACAAGGTCAAG GTTTACTATGTGGATCACGGGTTTTCGGAAGTCATCAGCAAGGCCAAAGTGTTTGAGCTGCATGATACGTTTTTCAAGCTGCCTTTCCAGGCCACCAAGTGTAAATTGGCTG GTCTGGAGACTTTCTGCCAGGAGCCTGCTGTTCTGAAGAAGTTTGAGTCCATGGCTAGCGGAAAGATCCTATTGGCTGAGATCCTGGAAAGAGAGCAGACCCCATTGGTGGTTCTGTATGACACGTCGCAGGATGATGATGTCAACATCAACGCAGCCTGTATCAAAGCCCTGCAGGACAAGACCCTAGCCAGCCCCCTACAG gTGAACAGTGCCTATATGAACGTGGcggtgagaagtgtgtgttcagACGGGACCGTATACTGCCAGCTCCCGTCTCGAGGCCTGGCCAAACTCACGGAGATACTGGAGAAGACCGAGGCTTACTTCCACTCACAg GTGACATCAGAGTTCCTGGTGTCCAGACCGTTCTGTGGTAAAGGCTGTCTAGCGCGCTACAAAGGCAAATGGTCTCGCGTGGAG ATAACCAACCTCCATGGCAGCAGAGTCCTAGACATCCTTTTCATAGACTTGGGGGTCCAGGCCTCGGTGGAGGTGTTTGAACTGAGGGAAGTCCCTCCCCCTTTCCTACGCGACCTGATTGCTATTCCACCACAG GCAGTGAAGTGTTGTCTGGCTGACCTGGCTGTTAGTGGCGTGGGCTCTTGGACTCCAGACGCTGTTCAGTGGCTCCGAGACGCCGTGCTCAACTCTACTGACTGTAGTATGAAG ATAGCCAAGCTGGACAACACCAAGCGCAGCGTAGTCCACGTCTACCTGTTCACCGACAAGAACTTCCACGACCCCACGAGAAGCCTCAACCGCCGAATGGCCGCATCTGACCTCTTCAAACACCAAGGAGACGTCTTCCTAAGCAGCCACAG CCCTTCCAAGACCTCCACCTGTAACTCCACTGCCACcctcacaaccacaaccacaaccactccCAGCTCCAATGGGACCAAGCCCCAGCTACGACGTGCCCACTCTGGCTCGGGACCCAGGCCAACGGGGGGTACAAGCACCACTCCTGGAACTCCCCCACCTCCCTCAACCACCGCCCCTATTAAGCTACCCCCGCTGCTGGACCTCCCTCCTGCAG GTCACAACATGGATATCTATGTGTCCGTGGCCTGCCACCCGGGTCACTTCGTACTGCAACCCTGGAGAGATATGTACAAGCTGGTAGTTCTGATGGGAGAGATGATCCTGTACTATAATAAAACAGAGGAGAAGCCTCTCAAAGTGGAGAAGAATCAGATATACGCTGCTAAGGTGGAGAACAA TTGGCACCGTGTGCTGGTGAAGGGGGTGTTGACCAACGGCCTGGTGTCTGTCTATGAACTGGACTACGGTAAACACGAGCTGGTCAGCGGCACCCAGCTTCGCCCACTAATCCAGGAGTTCAGACAGCTGCCATTCCAGGGCATCACTGCACAACTCGCAG GAGTGAAGCCGAGGCAGTGGTCGGAGGAGGCTTCCATCGTGTTCCGGAACCACGTAGAGAAGAAGCCGTTGGTGGCCCAGCTGGAGGCCGTACAGGAAGCGCATCACCCCTGGGACAGGAAGTTGACCGTCTTCCTGGTCGACACCTCGCAGGAGGAGAGGGACATCTGGGTGCATGACATCATGGCTGAGTTCACAGACGAACTCACCAAAGAAGTGTAG
- the tdrd7b gene encoding tudor domain-containing protein 7B isoform X2, producing MRDTQSEGKTNQSSNQNKPTHQNTTTTRKSSVPSERSDKRMTLPSRFQKEVHAHLSRNTQSNTPSNLNESAGSGMPKPQHSPKDYNPSAAGNYSPQQVQGRLREVLNKYSNGFWVSKLPQLYRELYKQDLPSEAIKDLEHWTHVCTVEKPCSSNPKELLLYPAKQPTLTQTPSPVPTRVLSPTSAPFTPSTDIKPQSKPPTSPPTNTMSPLPLTPPSSSPXSSSPSHPASPSTLSPDLKQKLGELLVKYSNGLWAHALPKLYLDTYKTKLPEHVLENLSLLSDFCTIEYPMPDNPKRAILYKRTREEESCNRRESVEERKAREEVGRRLSTQAVPPLLIPREEYPSVLVVEATNTNGVILRYIGEGYSQAQEALEDEMREFYCCQDNNSRTPLTSPTSGQLTAVRAEEEEEILRAQVTEVMTDKVKVYYVDHGFSEVISKAKVFELHDTFFKLPFQATKCKLAGLETFCQEPAVLKKFESMASGKILLAEILEREQTPLVVLYDTSQDDDVNINAACIKALQDKTLASPLQVNSAYMNVAVRSVCSDGTVYCQLPSRGLAKLTEILEKTEAYFHSQVTSEFLVSRPFCGKGCLARYKGKWSRVEITNLHGSRVLDILFIDLGVQASVEVFELREVPPPFLRDLIAIPPQAVKCCLADLAVSGVGSWTPDAVQWLRDAVLNSTDCSMKIAKLDNTKRSVVHVYLFTDKNFHDPTRSLNRRMAASDLFKHQGDVFLSSHSPSKTSTCNSTATLTTTTTTTPSSNGTKPQLRRAHSGSGPRPTGGTSTTPGTPPPPSTTAPIKLPPLLDLPPAGHNMDIYVSVACHPGHFVLQPWRDMYKLVVLMGEMILYYNKTEEKPLKVEKNQIYAAKVENNWHRVLVKGVLTNGLVSVYELDYGKHELVSGTQLRPLIQEFRQLPFQGITAQLAGVKPRQWSEEASIVFRNHVEKKPLVAQLEAVQEAHHPWDRKLTVFLVDTSQEERDIWVHDIMAEFTDELTKEV from the exons ATGAGGGACACCCAATCAGAAGGGAAGACTAATCAGAGTTCCAACCAGAACAAACCAACCCATCAGAACACCACTACCACCAGGAAGTCCTCGGTGCCCTCAGAGAG GTCAGACAAAAGGATGACACTTCCATCCCGGTTCCAGAAGGAAGTGCACGCTCACCTATCCAGGAATACCCAAAGCAACA CTCCCTCAAACCTAAACGAGAGTGCTGGCTCTGGGATGCCCAAGCCGCAGCACTCCCCCAAGGACTACAACCCCTCTGCCGCTGGGAACTACAGCCCCCAGCAGGTGCAGGGGCGTCTCAGAGAGGTGCTGAACAAATACAGTAATGGCTTCTGGGTGTCTAAGTTACCCCAGCTCTACAGAGAACTGTACAAACAGGACCTGCCTAGCGAAGCGATCAAAGATCTGGAGCACTGGACACACGTATGCACT GTAGAGAAACCTTGCAGCAGTAACCCAAAAGAGTTACTCCTGTACCCAGCTAAACAACCAACACTTACACAGACCCCATCCCCTGTCCCTACCAGAGTCCTATCCCCTACCTCCGCCCCTTTCACTCCATCCACGGACATCAAACCCCAGTCAAAGCCCCCTACCAGCCCCCCTACCAACACCATGAGccctctccccctcacccccccGTCCTCCTCCCCCNCGTCCTCCTCCCCCAGTCACCCagcctccccctccaccctctcccccgACTTGAAACAGAAGCTCGGGGAGCTCCTAGTGAAATACAGCAACGGTCTATGGGCCCACGCCTTACCCAAACTCTACTTGGACACGTACAAGACAAAACTCCCCGAACACGTCCTGGAGAATCTCTCGCTGCTCTCCGACTTCTGCACCATCGAATACCCCATGCCGGACAACCCCAAACGGGCCATTCTGTACAAGAggaccagggaggaggagagctgcAACAGGAGGGAGTCAGTGGAGGAGCGCAAGGCcagagaggaggtagggaggaggctCAGTACCCAGGCTgtacctcctctcctcatccccagGGAGGAGTACCCCTCTGTGCTGGTGGTGGAAGCTACCAATACCAACGGAGTCATACTTCG GTACATAGGAGAGGGCTACTCCCAGGCCCAGGAGGCTCTGGAGGATGAGATGAGAGAGTTCTACTGTTGCCAAGACAACAACAGTCGTACCCCTCTGACCTCTCCAACCTCGGGTCAGCTGACAGCTGTcagggctgaggaggaggaggagatactACGAGCACAAGTCACAGAGGTCATGACCGACAAGGTCAAG GTTTACTATGTGGATCACGGGTTTTCGGAAGTCATCAGCAAGGCCAAAGTGTTTGAGCTGCATGATACGTTTTTCAAGCTGCCTTTCCAGGCCACCAAGTGTAAATTGGCTG GTCTGGAGACTTTCTGCCAGGAGCCTGCTGTTCTGAAGAAGTTTGAGTCCATGGCTAGCGGAAAGATCCTATTGGCTGAGATCCTGGAAAGAGAGCAGACCCCATTGGTGGTTCTGTATGACACGTCGCAGGATGATGATGTCAACATCAACGCAGCCTGTATCAAAGCCCTGCAGGACAAGACCCTAGCCAGCCCCCTACAG gTGAACAGTGCCTATATGAACGTGGcggtgagaagtgtgtgttcagACGGGACCGTATACTGCCAGCTCCCGTCTCGAGGCCTGGCCAAACTCACGGAGATACTGGAGAAGACCGAGGCTTACTTCCACTCACAg GTGACATCAGAGTTCCTGGTGTCCAGACCGTTCTGTGGTAAAGGCTGTCTAGCGCGCTACAAAGGCAAATGGTCTCGCGTGGAG ATAACCAACCTCCATGGCAGCAGAGTCCTAGACATCCTTTTCATAGACTTGGGGGTCCAGGCCTCGGTGGAGGTGTTTGAACTGAGGGAAGTCCCTCCCCCTTTCCTACGCGACCTGATTGCTATTCCACCACAG GCAGTGAAGTGTTGTCTGGCTGACCTGGCTGTTAGTGGCGTGGGCTCTTGGACTCCAGACGCTGTTCAGTGGCTCCGAGACGCCGTGCTCAACTCTACTGACTGTAGTATGAAG ATAGCCAAGCTGGACAACACCAAGCGCAGCGTAGTCCACGTCTACCTGTTCACCGACAAGAACTTCCACGACCCCACGAGAAGCCTCAACCGCCGAATGGCCGCATCTGACCTCTTCAAACACCAAGGAGACGTCTTCCTAAGCAGCCACAG CCCTTCCAAGACCTCCACCTGTAACTCCACTGCCACcctcacaaccacaaccacaaccactccCAGCTCCAATGGGACCAAGCCCCAGCTACGACGTGCCCACTCTGGCTCGGGACCCAGGCCAACGGGGGGTACAAGCACCACTCCTGGAACTCCCCCACCTCCCTCAACCACCGCCCCTATTAAGCTACCCCCGCTGCTGGACCTCCCTCCTGCAG GTCACAACATGGATATCTATGTGTCCGTGGCCTGCCACCCGGGTCACTTCGTACTGCAACCCTGGAGAGATATGTACAAGCTGGTAGTTCTGATGGGAGAGATGATCCTGTACTATAATAAAACAGAGGAGAAGCCTCTCAAAGTGGAGAAGAATCAGATATACGCTGCTAAGGTGGAGAACAA TTGGCACCGTGTGCTGGTGAAGGGGGTGTTGACCAACGGCCTGGTGTCTGTCTATGAACTGGACTACGGTAAACACGAGCTGGTCAGCGGCACCCAGCTTCGCCCACTAATCCAGGAGTTCAGACAGCTGCCATTCCAGGGCATCACTGCACAACTCGCAG GAGTGAAGCCGAGGCAGTGGTCGGAGGAGGCTTCCATCGTGTTCCGGAACCACGTAGAGAAGAAGCCGTTGGTGGCCCAGCTGGAGGCCGTACAGGAAGCGCATCACCCCTGGGACAGGAAGTTGACCGTCTTCCTGGTCGACACCTCGCAGGAGGAGAGGGACATCTGGGTGCATGACATCATGGCTGAGTTCACAGACGAACTCACCAAAGAAGTGTAG